The genomic interval GTTCAGCGCGATCCACCGGCTGCCGGCCAAGCCGTCTACGAACACATGCCGGCCGAAACAAGTCAAACACACATCGGTTTCGCGTTTCCCAATATCCAGTACGGTCACAAGGATTACTTCCGCATGCGTGCGGGAATCGGAATCCTCAGCGACGGCATGAGCAGCCGGCTATTCGATCGCGTCCGCGAGAAACGTGGTTTGTGCTACACGGTGTCCGCGAGCTGCCATTCGCTGCGCAACGTCGGTGGTGTCTTCGGTTATGCCGGCACCACGCCGGCGAGAGCCCAGGAAACTCTGGATGTGACGCTCGGCGAGATCGCCAATTTCACCAAGGATTTGGAACAAAGCGAGTTGGATCGCTGGAAAGTCCGCATCGAGAGCGGCTTGATCATGGAACAGGAGTCGAGCTCCTCTCGTGCTTCATCCCTGGCCAATGATTTCTATCAGATGGGTGCGCCGATGGAGACGGCTGAGCTGGAAGCGATCATCGAATCATTGACTCTCAGCGACGTCAAGAGTTACTGGCAAGATCACCCGCCCGCCGATTATCGCATCGTCACATCCGGCCCCGAACCCCTCAACGTCCCCACGAACTGACTGGTTATTGTCGCTCGACTTTCCCAGTCGACAACGCACGCGACGAATGACCCCAACATTTTCCACAACCTAACAGACAGAATATCCGATGCCCGATTTTCGACACGCGACATTGCCCAACGGATTGGAAATCGTTGCCGAAACCGATCCTCGCAGCTACTCCGCAGCGTTCGGCTACTTCGTTCGCGCCGGTTCACGAAACGAGTTGGATTGCCAGTCGGGCTTGAGCCATTTCCTGGAACACATGATGTTCAAGGGAACGGATCGCCGCAGCGCCGAAGACGTCAATCGCGAACTCGACGAGCTCGGTGGGCAAAGCAACGCCTACACGACCGAAGAACAAACGGTTTACTACGCGACGGTGTTGCCGAAGTTTCAGGATCGCATCATCGATCTGCTCTCGGACATGATGACGCCCAAGCTCGATGCGTCCGAATTCGAGACCGAGCGTCAAGTGATCTTGGAGGAAATTGCAAAGTACGAAGACCAACCGCCCTTTGGCGCATTCGAACGGGCCATGGAGGTTCACTTCGGGCCCCGAGGTTTGGGTCGTCGCGTGTTGGGCACCAACGAATCCATCGCGGCCATGTCGGCGGCACGGATGAGAGATTATTTCAATGCCCGATATCGTCCCGAAAACATCGTGCTGGCGGCATCAGGCAATGTCGACTTTGACGGTCTGGTCGCAACGCTGGAACAAAAGACGGCCTCCTGGGGCGATCGACCCGCCGGTGAGGACCTCGGTAGCGACGATACCAAATCGCTACCCGAAGGAATTTCGATGGATACCGTTTTGCCCATCAGCGACGCCGCACAAGGCTACTTGGTCCGCATCGCACCGGGACCCGCCTCCAATGACCCAGACCGATACGCCAGCCGATTGCTGGCCGCAATCTTGGGCGACGAAGGTGGCAGTCGGCTGTTTTGGGATTTGATCGATACGGGGCGTGCCGAAGTCGCAACGGTTTGGCCGCAGGAGTTCAGTGACACCGGCGCATGGTTCACCTACCTCGTCTGTGCACCAGAAGACGTCCAGAGCAACCGTCGCATCATCGACGAAACCATCGCCTTTTTGATCGACAAAGGAGTCGGCCAGGACGAACTCAAACAAGTGATGAACAAGGCGTCCGCGGCGATGATCATGCAGAGCGAACGCCCAAGCAATCGGCTGTTCGGTTTGGGCAGCCGCTGGCTGACCCATCGCGAGCACATCGGGTTCGACGAATCACTTGAGCGACTGCGAGCCGTCGACGCCGAAGCCATCGTCCGCGCCGCGAAGACCTATCTTGCACAAACGCCCACCGACATCCAAGCCGTCGCGCCACTGGCAACGAGCTGAAATTTGAACGTGGGGACAGGTTTGCAACCTGTCAGGTCCAAACGATTGACCACAAACCTGGGGCGATCAAAGTTTCGGGTAGCGGCACTGTGGCGCTCCGCAGGTTTTTGTCAACTCTCCCGGCGCAGTTGGGGAGGTTGCGTTGCGCAAACGGCACAAGGCGTATGATTTTTGTTTGGCCGTTTGGTGATGTTCGTTTTCGACTTGGAAAGTCGAACGACAATCGTCGCTCGACTTTCCAAGTCGATAGCGTGCCCCGCCATGCGTTTTACCATTCCCAACCATTGACTCGCGCAGACAGGCCCCCTCCCTAGCATTCGCCTCAGCGGCTAATCGCGACCTCCGCCAAGTTGGGGGAGGTGACAGTGGACAAGATCATTGACTGGTGCACGGGACTCGTAACCTCGTCCACTACGAACTGCCCGGCCCGATTGACTATTTCACTCAAGAGACGATCGCATCAAGATTTTCACCGACCACCATCCGCATCAGCGATCGCAAACGGTGAAGGAGCCAATCCCGCTTCCAACTCCAAATGCTGCTCACGCTGCTTTTGCATTCGATCAACTCTTCTAGCAAACCCGATCAAGCAGAATGGTGTGAGCAACGCACCGACCACACCGGGAATCAGTGACCAGGCAATCGCATAAAATTGAAAGCCCGAGATCAAAGTCGTCGGGAGGCATCCCGTGACGAATCCGCAAAAGGATGCCAACAACAAGACCTCGCGTCCCGAGATCGGATGAAGTGGAGAACGTTTGGAGGCAAAAATTCCATAGCT from Stieleria varia carries:
- a CDS encoding M16 family metallopeptidase — translated: MPDFRHATLPNGLEIVAETDPRSYSAAFGYFVRAGSRNELDCQSGLSHFLEHMMFKGTDRRSAEDVNRELDELGGQSNAYTTEEQTVYYATVLPKFQDRIIDLLSDMMTPKLDASEFETERQVILEEIAKYEDQPPFGAFERAMEVHFGPRGLGRRVLGTNESIAAMSAARMRDYFNARYRPENIVLAASGNVDFDGLVATLEQKTASWGDRPAGEDLGSDDTKSLPEGISMDTVLPISDAAQGYLVRIAPGPASNDPDRYASRLLAAILGDEGGSRLFWDLIDTGRAEVATVWPQEFSDTGAWFTYLVCAPEDVQSNRRIIDETIAFLIDKGVGQDELKQVMNKASAAMIMQSERPSNRLFGLGSRWLTHREHIGFDESLERLRAVDAEAIVRAAKTYLAQTPTDIQAVAPLATS